Proteins encoded together in one Sceloporus undulatus isolate JIND9_A2432 ecotype Alabama chromosome 4, SceUnd_v1.1, whole genome shotgun sequence window:
- the TLCD4 gene encoding TLC domain-containing protein 4: MMATFSKLNLAVIISSFAIFQFGFHSLSSWISARLTSGFNNLDQKKKIEWNSRTVSSFHALVVGAFCMYILLFDEAVNADHVWGDASIVQLNLSITTGYLISDLLLLIFNWKAIGDIYFIIHHFVALYAYYFVLSRGLLAYFANFRLLAEFSTPFVNQRWFLEVLGYAKDSKANIINGLLMTIAFFLARIIVMPIYYANVFAELGTEAFHKLGLAAQCAWFSSCIVLDAMNLMWMVKITKGCCKVLRLIGQRDTKALKNGRSD, from the exons ATGATGGCTACCTTCAGTAAACTTAATCTGGCTGTTATCATTAGCAGTTTTGCTATATTTCAATTTGGCTTCCACTCGCTAAGTTCTTGGATTTCTGCACGTCTAACCTCTGGTTTTAACAATCTTGACCAAAAGAAGAAGATTGAATGGAATTCAAG GACAGTTTCTTCGTTCCATGCCTTGGTGGTTGGAGCATTTTGcatgtatattttattattcgATGAAGCTGTTAATGCTGACCATGTTTG GGGTGATGCTTCTATAGTGCAACTAAACCTTTCTATTACTACAGGCTACCTCATTTCAG atttgTTGCTTCTTATATTCAACTGGAAGGCAATTGGGGACATATATTTTATAATTCACCATTTCGTAGCTCTGTATGCTTACTATTTTGTATTG AGTAGGGGATTGTTGGCATATTTTGCCAATTTTCGTCTGCTTGCAGAATTTTCTACCCCTTTTGTGAATCAGCG GTGGTTCCTTGAAGTTCTGGGCTACGCCAAGGATTCGAAAGCCAACATTATCAATGGACTGCTAATGACAATCGCGTTCTTCCTGGCGAGAATCATAGTCATGCCAATTTATTATGCCAATGTTTTTGCTGAGTTGGGAACAGAAGCTTTCCACAAATTGGGATTAGCAGCTCAATGCGCCTGGTTTTCCTCCTGCATTGTCTTGGATGCCATGAACTTAATGTGGATGGTCAAAATTACCAAGGGCTGTTGCAAAGTTCTGCGTCTTATTGGACAAAGAGACACCAAAGCTCTAAAGAATGGCAGATCTGACTAG